In a single window of the Pseudodesulfovibrio profundus genome:
- a CDS encoding helix-turn-helix domain-containing protein — MKRKKSTTPNWVYINAIDKDPRPKAAHKALLHAIRSFRNNDTGECYPAISSIAERAGMSIRSVHGLLAELKEWDFVKWRAHPNGSNAYTLYPTPAKFAYKQYSDERPATGRIVPHFDGKLVDKAHLLDHTEWSRNIDRVQAESSAQNTGYTQQQLESGFNSGPGYLEGIPF; from the coding sequence GTGAAAAGAAAGAAGTCTACCACGCCCAATTGGGTCTACATCAACGCAATAGACAAAGACCCACGGCCAAAGGCTGCTCACAAGGCCCTACTCCATGCCATCCGCAGCTTCCGCAACAACGATACGGGAGAATGCTACCCGGCCATAAGTTCAATAGCCGAAAGGGCTGGGATGTCTATCCGAAGTGTTCACGGACTCCTGGCAGAGCTAAAAGAGTGGGATTTCGTTAAGTGGCGAGCGCACCCCAATGGTTCAAATGCATACACCCTGTACCCGACCCCTGCAAAATTTGCATACAAACAATATAGCGATGAAAGGCCAGCGACAGGAAGAATTGTGCCTCACTTCGATGGCAAGCTGGTCGATAAGGCGCATTTGCTTGATCACACAGAGTGGAGCCGCAATATCGACAGAGTCCAGGCCGAGTCCAGCGCGCAGAACACGGGCTACACACAACAGCAACTTGAATCCGGTTTCAACTCAGGGCCGGGATATCTAGAAGGGATACCTTTCTAA